A window of the Chlamydia sp. genome harbors these coding sequences:
- a CDS encoding peroxiredoxin — MGSLVGKQAPSFSGRAVVCGEEKEVSLADFFGKYVVLFFYPKDFTFVCPTELHAFQDRLSDFEERGAVVIGCSVDDIETHLRWLEVERRAGGIQGTEYPLLADSSLSISKAYGVLNPERSLALRGTFLIDKNGIVRHAVVNDLPLGRSIEEELRVLDSLIFFENHGMVCPANWQSGNRGMVPSEEGLKEYFQTVD; from the coding sequence ATGGGATCTTTAGTTGGAAAACAAGCTCCGAGTTTTTCGGGTAGAGCGGTTGTATGTGGAGAAGAAAAAGAGGTTTCTTTGGCAGATTTTTTCGGTAAGTATGTCGTTCTTTTCTTTTATCCTAAAGATTTTACTTTTGTTTGCCCTACAGAGTTGCACGCTTTTCAAGATAGATTATCAGATTTTGAAGAACGTGGAGCTGTTGTGATTGGATGCTCTGTTGATGATATTGAGACGCATTTGCGATGGCTGGAAGTAGAGCGACGTGCTGGGGGGATACAGGGAACAGAGTATCCATTACTAGCGGATTCTTCTTTATCAATATCTAAGGCTTATGGAGTTTTGAATCCTGAGAGGTCTCTTGCATTAAGAGGAACTTTCCTTATCGATAAGAATGGGATTGTTCGCCATGCTGTAGTTAATGATCTTCCATTAGGACGCTCAATAGAAGAAGAGCTTCGTGTTCTGGATTCATTGATTTTCTTTGAAAATCATGGAATGGTTTGTCCGGCAAACTGGCAATCTGGGAATCGTGGAATGGTGCCTTCTGAAGAGGGACTAAAAGAATATTTCCAGACAGTAGATTAA
- a CDS encoding LysM peptidoglycan-binding domain-containing protein, with amino-acid sequence MLANCLFLITVLIGSSYSAYGAGKAPSLQVILAEVEDTSSRLQSHQNELVMISERLDEQDTKIQQLASAQDGKLPQQVRQLETDQKALAKTLAVLAQSVQDIRASVQNKLQEIQQEQKNLAQNLRALRNSLQALVDGSSPENYMDFLAGETPEHIHIVKQGETLSKIASKYNIPVLELKKLNKLSSDTIFTDQRIRLPKKK; translated from the coding sequence ATGCTCGCTAATTGCTTATTCCTTATCACTGTCCTCATAGGATCTAGCTATTCTGCTTACGGCGCGGGGAAAGCGCCGTCTTTGCAAGTGATTCTTGCAGAAGTGGAAGATACTTCTTCCCGCTTACAGTCGCATCAAAATGAGCTAGTTATGATCTCTGAGCGGTTGGATGAACAAGATACAAAAATCCAGCAACTTGCTTCAGCTCAAGACGGTAAGCTTCCTCAGCAAGTTCGTCAACTTGAGACGGATCAAAAGGCCTTGGCCAAAACATTGGCTGTTCTCGCACAATCTGTCCAAGATATCCGAGCATCTGTACAAAATAAGCTACAAGAAATTCAACAAGAGCAAAAAAATTTAGCACAAAACCTGCGGGCTCTTCGGAACTCTTTACAAGCTCTTGTTGACGGCTCGTCTCCAGAAAATTATATGGATTTCTTGGCTGGAGAAACACCAGAACATATTCACATTGTTAAACAAGGAGAAACTTTAAGTAAAATCGCAAGTAAATACAATATCCCTGTCTTAGAATTAAAAAAACTTAATAAACTAAGTTCAGATACTATTTTTACAGATCAAAGAATCCGTCTTCCGAAAAAGAAATAG
- a CDS encoding OmpA family protein, with amino-acid sequence MRKTIFKAFNLLLPLFFLSSCSYPCRDWEHHGCDSARLRKSSFGFVPFYSEEEFRQAFVEDFDSKEEQLYKTDAQSTSFRNITFATDSYSIKGEDNLTILASLVRHLHKSPKATLYIEGHTDERGAAAYNLALGARRANAVKQYLIKQGIAADRLFTISYGKEHPIHSGHNELAWQQNRRTEFKIHAR; translated from the coding sequence ATGAGAAAGACTATTTTTAAAGCGTTTAACTTACTACTCCCCCTTTTCTTCCTTTCCTCATGCTCTTATCCTTGCAGAGATTGGGAACATCATGGGTGCGACTCAGCAAGACTTCGTAAGTCGTCTTTTGGATTTGTCCCTTTTTATTCCGAAGAGGAATTTCGACAAGCTTTTGTCGAAGACTTCGATTCCAAGGAAGAACAGCTCTACAAAACAGATGCTCAAAGCACTTCTTTCAGAAATATCACCTTCGCTACAGATAGCTATTCTATTAAGGGAGAAGATAATCTGACTATTCTTGCAAGCTTAGTTCGTCATCTACATAAATCCCCTAAAGCAACCCTGTATATAGAAGGTCACACCGACGAACGCGGAGCGGCAGCTTATAACTTGGCCTTAGGAGCTCGTCGTGCTAATGCCGTGAAACAATACCTCATAAAACAGGGGATAGCTGCAGACCGACTTTTCACTATTTCTTATGGTAAAGAACACCCTATTCATTCTGGTCATAACGAACTAGCCTGGCAACAAAACCGTCGTACTGAATTTAAAATCCATGCTCGCTAA
- the tolB gene encoding Tol-Pal system protein TolB gives MKGSVVFLRSFLCLLCFFPSMIHCEDLEIHVRAETSLVPVTVALLSSPKDTRQNPYLLSLRDLFIRDLALGDLLAPTREPAPLAVIIESSYPELTFSLKRDGKDVQKIFSLELSGDPSKDHPVIHGAADRIHFLLTRVPGISSGKIIFSLCSASSSTELKQGELWSVDYDGQHLYPLTNEHSLSITPKWMNISHVPAYVYVSYKLGVPKLFLNTLNQSSGKKILAMQGNQFMPAFSPKTKLLAFISDRDGNPDLFVQPFSLATGAIGSPKKLLNESFGTQGNPSFSPDGSRLVFVSNKDGTPRIYQMQISPEQHPPHLLTKKYRNSSCPTWSPDGKKIAFCSVIKGVRQVCVHDLTTGRDEQLTTSPEHKESPSWAADSNHLVYSAGSSNTSELFLLSLITKKSKKIVIGSGEKRFPCWGVFPSQHIKKAS, from the coding sequence ATGAAAGGTTCTGTTGTGTTTCTCCGTTCTTTTCTCTGTCTGCTCTGTTTTTTCCCTTCCATGATTCATTGTGAAGATTTAGAAATTCATGTACGAGCGGAAACTTCTCTTGTCCCGGTAACGGTCGCTTTACTTTCTTCGCCCAAAGATACACGACAAAATCCCTACCTCCTCTCTTTACGAGACTTATTCATTCGAGATTTAGCCTTAGGGGACCTATTAGCACCAACAAGAGAACCTGCTCCTCTCGCTGTTATTATCGAATCTTCTTATCCAGAGCTGACATTTTCTCTAAAAAGAGATGGAAAAGACGTTCAAAAAATTTTTTCTTTAGAACTTTCTGGAGATCCTTCTAAAGACCATCCAGTCATTCATGGCGCTGCTGATCGCATTCACTTTCTTCTTACTCGGGTTCCAGGAATTAGCTCTGGAAAAATTATTTTTTCCTTGTGTTCAGCCAGCTCTTCCACAGAATTAAAACAAGGAGAATTATGGTCCGTCGATTACGACGGACAGCATCTCTACCCTCTTACTAATGAACATTCTTTATCCATCACTCCAAAATGGATGAATATTAGCCATGTTCCTGCGTATGTTTATGTCTCTTATAAACTAGGAGTTCCCAAGCTTTTCCTCAACACGCTCAATCAGTCTTCTGGGAAAAAAATCCTTGCTATGCAAGGGAACCAATTCATGCCGGCCTTCTCTCCTAAAACTAAGCTCTTAGCCTTTATTTCCGATCGAGATGGTAATCCCGATCTTTTTGTGCAACCTTTCTCACTGGCTACAGGAGCAATTGGTTCACCTAAAAAACTTCTCAATGAGAGCTTTGGCACACAGGGAAATCCTTCTTTCAGCCCTGACGGCTCGCGTCTTGTATTTGTTTCTAACAAGGATGGAACACCTCGCATTTATCAGATGCAGATCTCTCCTGAGCAACATCCTCCCCACCTACTTACAAAAAAATATCGAAATAGCAGTTGCCCAACATGGTCTCCTGATGGTAAAAAAATAGCTTTTTGTTCAGTGATTAAGGGTGTTCGTCAAGTTTGTGTGCATGACCTAACCACAGGAAGAGATGAGCAGTTAACAACGTCTCCGGAACACAAAGAAAGTCCTTCTTGGGCAGCAGATAGTAATCACCTTGTTTATAGTGCGGGATCTTCCAACACTTCCGAACTATTTCTACTGAGCCTAATTACCAAAAAAAGTAAGAAAATTGTTATAGGATCAGGAGAGAAACGCTTCCCTTGCTGGGGAGTATTTCCTTCACAACACATAAAGAAAGCATCATGA